The DNA region GGCTGGTCATTGCTTCCGGGCGTGGCTCCATGGCCGTTGACGCCTTGTTACTGGTGAGGACTGGTGAGACCGCCCACGCCACTCCAGCGCAGCTAGATCGAACTTATGTGATAGCCGCCACGTTGACAAGGGTTTTTCCATTCCAAAGTTTATTGACGCCCGCGCAGCTGGGGCCGGAAGACGGATGGCTAAACGCGCTGGGCTGGAACAGGACCGGCTAAAACAGCACCGTGGCAAAAGTGCCCACTTCACGGAATCCAACGCGCTGGTAGGCGGCCCTGGCACGGGAGTTGAATCCGTTGACGTACAGGCTGGTGACCGGTGCGATCTTCCTGGCCTGTTCCACCACCGCAGCCATGTACCCGGAGCTCAGGCCCTGCCCGCGGTAGAGGGGGTTCAGCCATACTCCCTGGATCTGCGTGACGTCCGGCGTGACGGCTCCCAACTCGGCTTTAAACACCACTTCGCCGGCCGGGTTGAGGTGGACGAGCGAATGGCCCTGCCGGATCAGGCCCTCCACCCGGCGGCTGTAGAACTCCCTGCCGCCAAGGAAAGGCGAATAGCCCACTTCCTCTTCGAACATGGCGGCGCAGGCAGGAAGGATGCGGTCAAAATCGGCGAGCCGGCCCAGTGCCAGTTCCCTGTTCGGTTCCACTGACGGGGGCCCGGAGAGGGTCATGAGTGGCTGTTCGGCCCGGACCTCGTGGGCCGTGTGGCCGAGCCCCGCCAGTTCCGCATGCAATGCAAGGACAGGCTCAGCGGGGCCAAAAGCGGAGGCGTAGCGGCGGCCGGATACGTTTGCTGCCGCAGCCACGAGGCCGGCAAAGGCTGGGTCGAGCTGTACCGGAACCAGGTTGGCTCCCGTCCAGCACGCGCCCACCAGGATGCCGTCGTTGAAGATGCCAATGACGGCGGCACCGCCACTGGTGGGCGCCGCGGTACCCGCCGCCCTCAGGTGGGAGAGGATAAAAACGTTCGCTACCGGATCCTGCAGGGCAAGGCGCCGGAGGGCAGATGTATCCGACCCGCCCAAGGTTCGTACGGAGGTGCCCGCGGGTGCGGTGCCGTCCTTATGAGACGCTAACCACGGGGCTACCCTTGACAGCATCTTCGCCATCGGCCTCCCCCATCTCTTCCGCGATACGCATGGCCTCTTCGATCAGTGTCTCAACAATCTGGCTCTCGGGGACAGTCTTGATGACTTCGCCCTTCACAAAAATCTGGCCCTTGCCGTTGCCTGATGCCACACCAAGATCGGCTTCGCGGGCTTCCCCGGGTCCGTTGACCACGCAGCCCATCACAGCCACACGCAGCGGGATTTCCATGCCCTCCAGGCCGGCGGTGACCTGCTCGGCCAAGGTGTAGACATCCACCTGGGCTCGGCCGCAGGACGGGCAGGAGACGATTTCAAGCTTGCGCGGGCGCAGGTTCAGGGACTGAAGGATCTGATTTCCCACCTTGATCTCCTCCACCGGCGGGGCGGAAAGCGAAACGCGGATGGTGTCACCGATGCCTCTCGACAGCAGCGCCCCGAAGGCGGTGGCAGATTTGATGGTTCCCTGGAATGCGGGCCCGGCCTCGGTGACGCCGAGGTGCAGCGGCCAGTCGCCCTTTTCTGCCAGCATCTCGTAGGCGGCCACCATAATGACGGGATCGTTGTGCT from Arthrobacter pascens includes:
- a CDS encoding GNAT family N-acetyltransferase, which gives rise to MLSRVAPWLASHKDGTAPAGTSVRTLGGSDTSALRRLALQDPVANVFILSHLRAAGTAAPTSGGAAVIGIFNDGILVGACWTGANLVPVQLDPAFAGLVAAAANVSGRRYASAFGPAEPVLALHAELAGLGHTAHEVRAEQPLMTLSGPPSVEPNRELALGRLADFDRILPACAAMFEEEVGYSPFLGGREFYSRRVEGLIRQGHSLVHLNPAGEVVFKAELGAVTPDVTQIQGVWLNPLYRGQGLSSGYMAAVVEQARKIAPVTSLYVNGFNSRARAAYQRVGFREVGTFATVLF
- the ispG gene encoding flavodoxin-dependent (E)-4-hydroxy-3-methylbut-2-enyl-diphosphate synthase, translating into MTSVSLGMPSAPPPVLAPRRKTRQIKVGSVGVGSDSPISVQSMTTTPTTDINATLQQIAELTASGCDIVRVACPSADDAEALPIIARKSQIPVIADIHFQPKYVFAAIEAGCAAVRVNPGNIRKFDDQVKEIAKAAKDHGTSIRIGVNAGSLEPGIMKKYGKATPEALVESAVWEASLFEEHGFHDFKISVKHNDPVIMVAAYEMLAEKGDWPLHLGVTEAGPAFQGTIKSATAFGALLSRGIGDTIRVSLSAPPVEEIKVGNQILQSLNLRPRKLEIVSCPSCGRAQVDVYTLAEQVTAGLEGMEIPLRVAVMGCVVNGPGEAREADLGVASGNGKGQIFVKGEVIKTVPESQIVETLIEEAMRIAEEMGEADGEDAVKGSPVVSVS